A window of Salmo trutta chromosome 5, fSalTru1.1, whole genome shotgun sequence contains these coding sequences:
- the LOC115193593 gene encoding ribosomal protein 63, mitochondrial — protein MFLTMALLRKGISGKQWIGKYRRPRAITWQMKRNMLVHLEREAENEYWISRPYMTTEQERGHAAERRAQNWLKIKETKFQKFPEHKYVADHLSHLNTTKTWSS, from the coding sequence ATGTTCCTCACCATGGCCCTGCTGAGGAAAGGCATCTCTGGGAAGCAGTGGATCGGGAAGTACCGCCGGCCGCGTGCCATCACCTGGCAGATGAAACGCAACATGCTAGTGCACCTGGAACGCGAGGCAGAGAATGAGTATTGGATCTCCCGACCATACATGACCACAGAGCAGGAGCGAGGACACGCCGCTGAGCGCCGAGCACAGAACTGGCTCAAAATTAAGGAGACCAAGTTTCAAAAGTTTCCAGAACATAAATATGTTGCGGATCATCTAAGTCACCTCAACACTACCAAGACATGGTCCAGTTAA